ACAATACCCAGCTCGTCGCGCTCGCCATTCGACGAAAGCTGATTTGATTGAGTTACCCTCATACGGTCGGGACGCGACCGAGAATAGCCAGGAGGCTCGTCAGGGCTGACATTTGCGCATGCATCGCAATGGTTGCTTCGAGATAGGCGACATGGGCGTCGATACTGGCCTCTGTTTCGGACCCGACATTTTCCGGTAAATTTTGAAAAAGCTCCTCGGCTGTTGCGACCAAAGCACGGTGCTGTTTCATCGCGTTGATCGTCAGCCGTTCCTTGATCGGCTCCGAAGTGTCGGCCAATAAACCAACCAAGGGCCTGAGGGTCGCATCCTGGATGTCCTTGTTTTCTAGGATCATAATTCCTTCCGAAGCTGTTGGTTGTTCGGTTGAGTTGGAACGTTTCGCGCGGTTCCGTTGTGGTAAGCAGCCACGTCTCAGGCGTTTGGCATTCGCAACTATCGACCGGAGGCGCCGTACTCTGCGGGTGTAATTATCTATAGTCGTGAGGCTGCGGCCATTCCACTGCAGTCTTGCACGAAGACATTTCACATTCGGCGACCAGTGAGAATGCCGGCCTGAATGCTGTCATCGCCATGCCCATGGATATCGAGCCCTACTGGCCGAAGGATTGGCAATATTCCTCTCAATTCGAATTCGTGGATTGGCCGCAAATCGTGCTGGATATCGTTGATCCGACCGAGACGAAACTGTTTTTGTGGCAGTCGCCACGAGTGGTGATTTGGCTGTGAGACTGTCATCGGAAA
This portion of the Neorhizobium sp. NCHU2750 genome encodes:
- a CDS encoding transcriptional repressor TraM, which encodes MILENKDIQDATLRPLVGLLADTSEPIKERLTINAMKQHRALVATAEELFQNLPENVGSETEASIDAHVAYLEATIAMHAQMSALTSLLAILGRVPTV